In Lepidochelys kempii isolate rLepKem1 chromosome 8, rLepKem1.hap2, whole genome shotgun sequence, a single genomic region encodes these proteins:
- the PRPF38B gene encoding pre-mRNA-splicing factor 38B, with protein sequence MANNSPALGTGNCQQQQQQAAQHQAGSVPPAQPPLQSGAPKPAASGKQGNVLPLWGNEKTMNLNPMILTNILSSPYFKVQLYELKTYHEVVDEIYFKVTHVEPWEKGSRKTAGQTGMCGGVRGVGTGGIVSTAFCLLYKLFTLKLTRKQVMGLITHTDSPYIRALGFMYIRYTQPPTDLWDWFESFLDDEEDLDVKAGGGCVMTIGEMLRSFLTKLEWFSTLFPRIPVPVQKNIDQQIKTRPRKIKKDAKEGVEEIDRHAERRRSRSPRRSVSPRRSPRRSRSRSHHREGHGSSSFDRELERERERQRLEREAKEKEKERRRSRSTDRALERRRSRSRERHRSRSRSRDRKGDRRDRDREREKENERSRKKDRDYDKEKGNERERSRERSKDRKSKGEIEEKRHKDDKDEKKHRDDKKDSKKDRKHSRSRSRERKHRSRSISKNTGKHSRSRSKEKLSKHKNEGKDKSNKRSRSGSRGRTDSVERSRKRDHSPSKERSRKRSRSKERSHKHDHSDSKDHSDKHDHRRSQSTERESQEKQHKNKDETA encoded by the exons ATGGCCAACAATAGCCCCGCGTTAGGCACCGgcaactgccagcagcagcagcagcaggcggcCCAGCACCAGGCCGGATCCGTCCCGCCGGCTCAGCCGCCGCTACAGAGCGGGGCCCCCAAACCGGCGGCCTCGGGCAAGCAGGGCAACGTGCTGCCGCTGTGGGGGAACGAGAAGACCATGAACCTGAATCCCATGATCCTCACCAACATCCTCTCCTCGCCCTACTTCAAGGTGCAGCTCTACGAGCTCAAGACCTACCACGAGGTGGTGGACGAGATCTACTTCAAG GTTACACATGTTGAACCATGGGAGAAAGGGAGCAGAAAAACAGCAGGCCAGACAGGGATGTGCGGAGGG GTGCGAGGTGTTGGAACTGGTGGAATTGTGTCTACAGCTTTTTGCCTACTTTACAAATTATTTACTCTGAAACTCACTCGTAAGCAAGTGATGGGCCTCATAACACATACAGATTCTCCGTACATTAGGGCTCTTGGATTTATGTATATTAG GTACACACAGCCTCCTACTGATCTATGGGACTGGTTTGAATCGTTCCTTGATGATGAAGAG gACCTGGATGTGAAGGCAGGTGGGGGTTGTGTTATGACCATTGGGGAGATGCTTCGTTCCTTTCTTACTAAGCTCGAATGGTTTTCAACATTGTTTCCAAGAATTCCTGTGCCAGTGCAGAAAAATATTGATCAGCAAATAAAAACCAGACCTAGAAAAATCAAGAAGGATGCCAAGGAGGGAGTGGAAGAAATAGATCGACATGCAGAGCGTAGACGTTCAAG GTCTCCAAGAAGGTCTGTGAGCCCCAGGAGGTCTCCTAGAAGATCCAGAAGCAGAAGTCATCATCGGGAAGGTCATGGATCATCTAGTTTTGATAGAGAActagaaagggagagagaacgGCAGAGATTAGAACGTGaagctaaggagaaagaaaaagaaaggcgAAGATCACGAAGTACTGATCGTGCATTAGAGCGGAGGCGaagcagaagcagagagagacacagaagcCGTAGTCGAAGTCGTGATAGAAAGGGAGATAGAAGAGACAGGGATAGAGAGCGGGAGAAAGAAAATGAACGAAGCAGGAAAAAAGATAGAGACTATGACAAGGAAAAGGGTAATGAAAGAGAGAGATCTAGGGAACGGTCAAAGGACAGGAAAAGTAAGGGTGAAATAGAAGAGAAAAGACACAAAGATGACAAGGATGAAAAGAAGCACAGGGATGATAAGAAAGAttccaaaaaagacagaaaacataGTAGAAGTCGAAGCAGGGAGAGGAAGCATAGGAGTAGGAGTATAAGTAAGAATACAGGTAAGCACAGTAGAAGCAGGAGCAAGGAGAAATTAAGTAAACATAAAAATGAAGGTAAAGATAAATCAAATAAACGAAGTAGAAGTGGAAGCAGAGGAAGAACCGATAGTGTTGAAAGGTCCAGAAAACGAGACCACAGTCCCAGCAAAGAGAGATCCCGAAAGCGTAGTAGAAGCAAAGAACGATCCCATAAACATGATCACAGTGATAGCAAGGACCATTCAGACAAACATGATCATCGAAGGAGCCAAAGTACAGAACGAGAGAGCCAAGAAAAGCAACATAAAAACAAAGATGAAACTGCGTGA